The Punica granatum isolate Tunisia-2019 chromosome 4, ASM765513v2, whole genome shotgun sequence genome has a window encoding:
- the LOC116202585 gene encoding deSI-like protein At4g17486 produces the protein MGPTQRNFWKSVISRRNRTKPANHFRSFQRVNSISFNQTPVFLNVYDLTPANGYFYWAGLGIFHSGVEIYGVEYAFGAHDYPTTGVFETEPQKCPGFKFRRSILVGTTSLGPLEIREFIERLSKSYNGDTYNLIIKNCNHFCEDICYKLTGNRIPKWVNRLARIGSVCHGILPRSVKVAAVGVRDSNFQEHNARKKRTRTTAFGCLSSMSLHRKKVMMSSLFLPSHYKICIPPQEMKRSKSKSRWLLGDIV, from the exons ATGGGGCCTACACAAAGGAATTTCTGGAAATCTGTTATTTCCCGTCGTAACAGAACCAAGCCCGCAAACCATTTCCGCTCCTTTCAGAGGGTTAATTCAATCAGCTTCAACCAAACACCGGTGTTCCTCAATGTGTATGACTTAACGCCCGCGAATGGCTACTTTTACTGGGCAGGACTCGGGATATTCCACTCAGGAGTGGAAATCTATGGGGTAGAATATGCCTTCGGTGCCCATGACTACCCGACAACTGGTGTTTTCGAGACCGAGCCCCAGAAGTGCCCAGGCTTCAAGTTCAGGAGGTCTATACTTGTTGGGACGACAAGCTTGGGCCCACTCGAGATCAGGGAGTTCATTGAGCGCTTGTCAAAAAGCTACAATGGTGATACGTACAACTTGATCATCAAGAACTGCAACCATTTCTGTGAAGATATCTGCTATAAGCTTACGGGGAATAGAATCCCTAAGTGGGTGAATCGGCTCGCGCGAATCG GTTCGGTGTGCCACGGCATTCTCCCGCGATCTGTGAAGGTTGCTGCTGTCGGGGTGAGAGACAGCAACTTCCAAGAACATAATGCCCGGAAGAAGAGAACAAGAACCACTGCCTTTGGCTGCTTGTCTTCGATGTCATTGCATAGGAAGAAAGTCATGATGTCCTCATTGTTTCTACCCTCCcattacaaaatttgcatccCACCACAGGAGATGAAGAggtcaaagtcaaagagtCGGTGGTTGCTTGGAGATATCGTATAG
- the LOC116206396 gene encoding probable NAD(P)H dehydrogenase (quinone) FQR1-like 1, giving the protein MQKQPRNRSLSLSHFTVQKSSMGIGGGCCCFPSKKKRVPVDPPADQDLPDREKDTLVPTRNQETPENVGRPPPDEKEDVKKKKKKLRVFIVFYSMYGHVEILARRVKLGVDSVDGVDGVLFRVPETLPSEVLEHMRVPAKEDDDVPLVAVEELVEADGLLFGFPTRFGSMAAQMNTFFESADSLWAEQKLVGKPAGFFVSTGTQGGGQETTAWTAVTLLTHHGMIYVPIGYTFGSGMFGMDAIRGGSPYGAGVFSGDGTRAPSETELALAEHQGKYMASIVKRFGPVLPS; this is encoded by the exons ATGCAGAAGCAGCCAAGAAATCGAAGTCTGTCGCTTTCTCACTTCACTGTGCAGAAGAGTTCAATGGGCATAGGAGGCGGATGCTGCTGCTTCCCAAGCAAGAAGAAAAGGGTTCCCGTTGATCCTCCCGCCGATCAAGATCTTCCCGACCGGGAAAAGGATACCCTTGTTCCTACCCGGAACCAAGAAACCCCCGAAAACGTCGGACGACCTCCTCCCGATGAGAAGGAGgatgtgaagaagaagaagaagaagttgaGGGTCTTCATCGTCTTCTACTCCATGTACGGCCACGTGGAGATCCTGGCCAGGCGGGTCAAACTCGGGGTTGACTCCGTCGACGGGGTCGATGGTGTCCTGTTCAGGGTCCCCGAGACGCTGCCGTCAGAGGTTTTGGAACATATGCGGGTTCCGGCGAAGGAGGATGATGATGTCCCCTTAGTGGCGGTGGAGGAGCTGGTGGAGGCGGACGGGCTACTGTTCGGGTTCCCGACTAGGTTCGGGTCAATGGCTGCCCAGATGAATACCTTCTTTGAGAGCGCGGACTCCCTGTGGGCCGAGCAGAAGCTCGTGGGGAAGCCAGCAGGGTTCTTCGTCAGCACCGGGACACAAGGCGGCGGCCAGGAGACGACTGC ATGGACAGCGGTTACGCTACTAACCCACCACGGGATGATCTACGTTCCCATTGGGTACACATTCGGTTCTGGAATGTTTGGAATGGATGCAATCAGAGGAGGCTCTCCATATGGGGCAGGCGTCTTCTCGGGCGATGGCACAAGAGCGCCTAGCGAGACAGAGCTCGCCCTTGCAGAGCATCAGGGGAAGTACATGGCCTCGATTGTCAAGAGGTTCGGCCCAGTCCTGCCTTCTTAG
- the LOC116203088 gene encoding dolichyl-diphosphooligosaccharide--protein glycosyltransferase 48 kDa subunit — protein MARSPLILVALISLIPLLCHSFSPETPTGRRILVLVDDLAVKSSQSLYFKSLSSRGYELDFKLADDPKIALQRYGQYLYDGLVLFCPTVERFGGSIDQAAILDFVDSGHDLIIAADVQSSDLIREIATECGADFDEDPAAMVIDHINYAVSENEGDHTVIASDNLIKSDVILGSSKIEAPVLFQGIGHSLNPANSLVFKVLSASPATYSANPKSKLSSPPALTGSAISLVSVMQARNNARILISGSLSMFSNRFFRSGVQKAQSSTKHEKSGNEQFLTEISKWVFHERGHLKAVNVKHHKVGEEDEPAVYRIKDDLEYSVEIYEWSGSSWEPYVADDVQVQFYMMSPYVLKTLTSDKKGVYSTSFKVPDVYGVFQFKVEYEKLGYTTLSLSKQIPVRPFKHNEYERFIPAAYPYYGAAFSMMVGFFLFSFVHLYSK, from the exons ATGGCCAGATCGCCACTGATCCTCGTGGCCCTGATCTCTCTCATTCCGCTCCTTTGCCACTCCTTCTCCCCCGAGACCCCCACCGGTCGCCGGATCCTCGTCCTAGTGGACGACTTGGCGGTCAAGTCGTCGCAGTCCCTCTACTTCAAGTCCCTCTCCTCCCGAGGATACGAGCTCGATTTCAAGCTCGCTGATGACCCTAAGATCGCCCTCCAGAGATATGGACAGTACCTGTACGATGGGCTTGTCCTGTTTTGTCCGACAGTTGAGC GTTTTGGAGGATCGATTGACCAAGCCGCCATCCTCGATTTTGTTGATTCGGGGCACGATTTGATCATTGCTGCTGATGTGCAGTCATCTGATTTGATTCGGGAAATCGCTACTGAGTGCGGAGCTGATTTTGATgag GATCCTGCTGCTATGGTAATTGATCACATTAATTATGCAGTTTCGGAAAATGAAGGAGATCACACAGTGATTGCCAGTGACAATCTTATCAAGTCCGATGTGATTTTGGGAAGCTCTAAAATTGAG GCTCCAGTACTTTTTCAGGGGATTGGACATTCGTTGAATCCTGCTAATAGTTTG GTGTTCAAGGTTCTTTCGGCCTCTCCTGCTACCTACTCTGCGAATCCCAAGTCCAAGTTGTCGAGTCCTCCGGCACTGACTGGATCAGCTATATCTTTAGTTTCAGTTATGCAG GCAAGAAACAACGCTCGCATATTGATCTCGGGCTCACTGAGTATGTTCAGTAACAG ATTCTTCAGGTCAGGAGTGCAAAAGGCACAGAGCTCCACAAA GCATGAAAAATCAGGGAACGAGCAGTTCCTGACTGAAATTAGCAAGTGGGTATTCCATGAGAGGGGTCATCTCAAG GCTGTGAATGTGAAGCATCACAAAGTtggtgaagaagatgaaccgGCAGTTTACAGGATCAAGGATGACTTG GAGTACTCCGTTGAGATATATGAGTGGTCTGGGTCAAGCTGGGAACCTTATGTCGCAGATGATGTCCAAGTGCAGTTCTACATGATGAGCCCTTATGTGTTGAAGACCTTAACTTCTGACAAGAAG GGCGTTTATTCTACTTCCTTTAAGGTTCCAGATGTGTATGGCGTGTTCCAGTTCAAGGTTGAATATGAAAAGCTTGGATACACCACTCTATCCCTGTCAAAGCAG ATTCCAGTCCGGCCTTTCAAACACAATGAGTATGAAAGATTTATTCCTGCAGCCTATCCGTACTATGGTGCAGCATTCTCCATG ATGGTGGgattcttcctcttctccttcgtcCATTTATACAGCAAGTAG
- the LOC116203090 gene encoding tRNA (guanine(9)-N1)-methyltransferase — protein MEAGEQKDQNTTGDATNSEQQPFSKNKQKKLLKQQRFEAKKAEKKALMKEQKKKEGERKRKEWQDTLESLPEEERSKLIEARKGLRKERMEKRSEEKEKKIERLTRAKENGQKIVIDLEFSHLMSSNEINSLSQQIMYCYAVNGRSPTPAHLWLTGCSGGIGSQLQMLPGFDKWIIEKENGSYIEAFQGQKSNLVYLTADSETVLDILDCSKIYIIGGLVDRNRCKGITMKKAQEQEIQTAKLPIGNYLKMSSSQVLTVNQVIEILLKFLETRDWKESFFQVIPLRKRCETSSKADDGVAEEGDTDEKDEQDSKKRCVEVDAELPEKLDVLPKLTTDTQPL, from the exons ATGGAAGCTGGGGAACAGAAGGATCAGAACACCACAGGTGATGCAACTAATTCCGAGCAGCAGCCTTTCTCgaaaaataagcaaaagaagCTGCTTAAGCAACAGAGGTTTGAGGCAAAGAAAGCTGAGAAAAAGGCCCTAATgaaagagcagaagaagaaagaaggcgAGCGAAAGCGGAAGGAATGGCAGGATACCCTTGAGAGTCTACCGGAAGAGGAGCGCTCTAAGCTCATTGAGGCCCGAAAAGGGCTCCGAAAGGAGAGGATGGAGAAACGTTCTGaggagaaggaaaagaaaatagagagGCTTACCCGAGCTAAAGAGAATGGGCAGAAGATCGTTATTGATCTTGAGTTTTCTCACCTCATGTCTTCAAATGAGATCAACAGCCTTAGTCAACAG ATTATGTATTGCTACGCGGTGAACGGAAGATCTCCAACTCCAGCCCATCTGTGGTTGACAGGGTGCAGTGGAGGCATAGGGAGCCAATTGCAGATGTTGCCCGGGTTTGACAAGTGGataattgaaaaggaaaacgGGTCTTACATCGAGGCTTTTCAGGGGCAAAAGAGTAATTTGGTGTACCTCACTGCAGACTCTGAAACTGTGCTCGACATACTCGACTGCAgcaaaatatacataattggCGGGTTAGTGGATAGGAACCGGTGTAAAGGGATTACGATGAAGAAAGCACAGGAGCAAGAGATTCAAACTGCGAAACTGCCGATTGGGAATTACTTGAAGATGTCCAGTTCTCAG GTACTGACAGTGAATCAAGTGATAGAGATCCTTCTCAAGTTCTTGGAGACAAGAGACTGGAAGGAGTCTTTCTTCCAAGTGATACCTCTGAGGAAGCGGTGCGAAACAAGCTCAAAAGCAGATGACGGAGTGGCCGAAGAGGGAGATACTGACGAGAAAGATGAACAAGATAGTAAAAAGAGGTGTGTTGAAGTAGATGCCGAACTCCCTGAGAAACTCGATGTATTGCCTAAGCTCACTACTGATACTCAACCACTATAG
- the LOC116203089 gene encoding calcium uniporter protein 5, mitochondrial, translated as MFSRWWLSGELKRSMSNMIFAGRKTVPCLGSRGFIDYGFSDVPCSTSSSTYKSSSVSSSIPPRVSIYSILGRTLSTSSSQSKPAANLVDSPHSASNNSSAEKDPMTFGEAKKLMRLVNVEALKKKLGMEEKEVIGYKELLEECERIGVTKSPQEAAAFAQVLDEAGIILLFRDKVYLHPDKVVDLVRRAVPLALTPDDDPMREELKKLQEKKEEIDVLAHKQVRRILWSGLGFALMQVGLFFRLTFWEFSWDVMEPIAFFTTTTGLVIGYAYFMFTSRDPTYQDLMNRLFVSRQRKLLKRHGFDVNRFVELQRKCKSPLDANTSIKNRVGMDVGLEDALHKH; from the exons ATGTTTAGTAGATGGTGGTTGTCTGGCGAGTTGAAACGAAGCATGTCGAATATGATATTCGCTGGAAGAAAAACAGTGCCTTGTTTGGGATCAAGGGGTTTCATTGATTATGGATTTTCTGACGTCCCTTGCTCTACCTCTTCTTCAACATACAAATCATCCTCAGTGTCATCTAGTATCCCTCCAAGAGTCTCAATTTACAGCATCTTAGGCAGGACATTGTCGACTTCTTCATCCCAATCAAAACCAGCGGCTAATCTTGTCGATTCACCTCATTCAGCTTCTAATAATTCTTCAGCAGAGAAAGATCCTATGACATTTGGAGAAGCCAAGAAGCTGATGAGGCTGGTGAATGTAGAGGCTCTTAAGAAGAAGCTCGGGATGGAGGAGAAGGAGGTTATTGGATATAAGGAACTTTTGGAGGAATGCGAGAGAATTGGTGTTACTAAATCTCCACAAGAAGCAGCTGCTTTTGCCCAGGTCCTTGACGAAGCTGGCATTATTCTTCTCTTCAGAGACAAGGTCTACCTTCACCCAGATAAG GTAGTTGACCTTGTGAGGAGAGCAGTCCCACTTGCCCTCACTCCCGACGATGATCCAATGAGGGAAGAGCTGAAGAAACTTcaggagaagaaggaagaaattgATGTTCTGGCGCATAAACAAGTCCGCCGCATCCTCTGGTCGGGTCTAGGTTTTGCACTTATGCAGGTCGGACTTTTCTTCCGTTTGACCTTCTGGGAGTTCTCGTGGGATGTCATGGAACCTATCGCCTTTTTCACTACGACCACTGGCCTAGTGATAGGATACGCCTACTTCATGTTCACTTCTAGAGACCCCACCTACCAAGACTTAATGAACAGGCTGTTCGTCTCGAGGCAGAGGAAGCTGCTCAAGAGACATGGCTTTGACGTCAACAGGTTTGTTGAGCTGCAAAGGAAGTGCAAATCGCCTCTCGACGCAAACACCTCTATTAAGAACCGGGTCGGGATGGACGTGGGCTTGGAAGATGCCTTGCACAAACATTAA
- the LOC116204184 gene encoding UPF0496 protein 1-like, with protein sequence MDEEVARVVMDSKEDIWKSKEMSEIVNGFFENSLRTLDFCTELMSSLKHAKDRQFMSPLAPERPEEDHQGISNRGEETEKSRNMYLKTLEELKTLNGTLCTEELLQILQTVYESHIKVLERLKNGKLKLHKKLRGVQSWRKVTRVIFVTTSAAVVICSVVAAAAGAASTVVASLSAATAFPISSVGKWIDGLLKKYEDALKGQIEVLSSMQVGTCVVLKDLKTIGLSIGKLDKELKSLTETTDPIVDSEVSVKKDIGEVKEQLWDFMECVDELGVWADRCSHQIRQARMVVLRRIINRRENLN encoded by the exons ATGGATGAGGAGGTGGCACGGGTGGTTATGGATTCTAAGGAGGATATATGGAAAAGTAAGGAGATGTCCGAGATTGTGAATGGCTTCTTCGAGAACAGCTTAAGGACCCTTGATTTCTGCACGGAGCTCATGAGCAGCTTGAAGCATGCAAAGGATAGACAATTTATGTCTCCCCTAGCACCTGAGAGGCCCGAAGAAGATCACCAAGGCATTTCCAATCGTGGAGAAGAAACAGAGAAAAGCAG AAACATGTACTTAAAGACCTTGGAGGAGCTGAAGACGTTGAATGGGACCCTATGCACAGAAGAGCTTTTACAAATCTTACAGACAGTTTACGAGAGCCACATTAAGGTGCTCGAGAGGCTGAAAAATGGGAAATTGAAGCTTCACAAGAAGTTAAGGGGTGTTCAATCTTGGAGGAAGGTCACGAGAGTGATCTTTGTCACGACTTCGGCGGCAGTGGTAATATGCTCGGTGGTAGCGGCTGCTGCAGGGGCAGCCTCGACAGTGGTGGCAAGCTTATCAGCTGCCACTGCATTCCCTATTAGCTCAGTAGGCAAGTGGATCGACGGACTCTTGAAAAAGTACGAAGATGCACTTAAAGGACAAATAGAGGTTCTCAGCTCTATGCAG GTGGGCACCTGTGTTGTCCTAAAGGACTTGAAGACGATTGGACTTTCCATAGGAAAGCTTGATAAAGAGCTCAAGTCGCTTACAGAGACTACTGATCCCATAGTGGATTCGGAAGTATCTGTTAAGAAAGACATAGGGGAGGTCAAGGAGCAACTTTGGGATTTTATGGAGTGTGTTGATGAACTAGGGGTCTGGGCCGACCGGTGCAGCCACCAGATTCGACAAGCAAGGATGGTGGTTCTCCGTAGAATCATTAACCGCCGTGAGAACTTGAATTaa